A genome region from Rhodanobacter thiooxydans includes the following:
- a CDS encoding efflux RND transporter permease subunit, which translates to MNIFAPLIRRPVGTSLLALGLMLAGLWAYLLLGVAALPSLDFPGVYVVASQPGASAQTMANTVLAPLERHLGRIPGVDEMYGNASEGQASVMVRFTFDRTADSAARDVQAAINAAAVDLPTGMPSLPQYFKFDTSQIPILFLTLTSTGLPQDQLFDLADTMLKPAVAQIDGVAQVQVFGGTPHAVRIELDNGALAAKGLTTNDVANALRAANVTSPQGTLSDGHTQMTVSASDSLQTPAEFARLLISVRNGTPVRLSDVAKVYSGQQDEYQAAWFNDARAVGLQISKRPEANAVATVEAIRARLPQLRASLPSSVTMTPVFDLTQTTKSALHEVQVALLISIAMVVLVMLVFLRRLRPTLIATLSVPLSLAGAFVVMWTLGYTLNTLSLVALVLCIGFVVDDAIVVIENIVRHMERGEPPMEAALAGVREIGFTVVSITLSLVAVFAPLLFGNNILIMLLREFSVTLTAAVVISALVSLTLTPALCAWLLSHEPEHTRQPGRIEQAVERFDRRLLHIYERALDWAMHHRRIMRWQPLTLLILTFVLGFAVAKTAGGTFMPDEDTGQLQVDISADANISPAELTARALAVAKIMQADPAVLDQLTMLGRDGGGGGAVGNNAQMFVDLKPRGSGPGERREGIKQVVERLSKQYDKLANVKVSVSAAQFLGGGGSGDKGGQYEFQLVSTNGGDLQPWALRMVRQLRAMKEFRDVSSNFDQVGKQQLLKIDREAAARLHVGVGTIDSALYNAFGQRQVSQIYSDINQYAVVLSTGAAERVSPESLLDVRVRNEQGRMIPLSALATIAPNLSPLRIRHHNQLEAATISYNLAKDVTQDVGVKLVEQAAYAARLPAGMRVDFTGANQRLKQAQSNGMVLLLGSILAMYIVLGILYESLGHPLTILSTLPAAGAGAFLAMLVTQTQISLMAIIAVLMLIGIVKKNAILMVDFALVAERERGLPAPEAIREAALVRFRPITMTTLVAMGAALPLAIGFGIGSEMRQPLGIAIVGGLLVSQLLTLLSTPAIYLWNHDRKIRKAARRERKAEKKRLKALGGTQAA; encoded by the coding sequence ATGAACATCTTTGCCCCGCTGATCCGCCGTCCGGTCGGCACCTCGCTGCTCGCGCTCGGCCTGATGCTGGCCGGCTTGTGGGCTTACCTGCTGCTCGGCGTGGCGGCGCTGCCGTCGCTGGATTTCCCCGGCGTCTACGTGGTGGCCAGCCAGCCCGGCGCCAGCGCGCAGACCATGGCGAACACCGTGCTGGCGCCGCTGGAGCGGCACCTGGGGCGCATTCCCGGCGTCGACGAGATGTACGGCAACGCCAGCGAGGGCCAGGCCTCGGTGATGGTGCGCTTCACCTTCGACCGCACCGCCGACAGCGCCGCGCGCGACGTGCAGGCGGCGATCAATGCGGCCGCGGTCGACCTGCCGACCGGCATGCCGTCGCTGCCGCAGTACTTCAAGTTCGACACCTCGCAGATCCCGATCCTGTTCCTCACCTTGACCTCGACCGGCCTGCCACAGGACCAGCTGTTCGATCTTGCCGACACCATGCTGAAGCCGGCGGTGGCGCAGATCGACGGCGTGGCCCAGGTGCAGGTGTTCGGCGGCACCCCGCATGCGGTGCGGATCGAGCTGGACAACGGCGCGCTGGCGGCCAAGGGCCTCACCACCAACGACGTGGCCAACGCGCTGCGCGCGGCCAACGTCACCTCGCCGCAGGGCACGCTGAGCGACGGCCATACGCAGATGACGGTGAGCGCCAGCGACAGCCTGCAGACGCCAGCCGAGTTTGCCCGCCTGCTGATTTCGGTGAGGAACGGCACGCCGGTGCGGCTGTCCGACGTGGCGAAGGTCTACAGCGGCCAGCAGGACGAATACCAGGCGGCCTGGTTCAACGACGCGCGCGCGGTCGGCCTGCAGATCAGCAAGCGGCCGGAGGCGAACGCGGTGGCCACGGTGGAGGCGATCCGCGCGCGCCTGCCGCAGCTGCGCGCCTCGCTGCCGTCCAGCGTGACGATGACGCCGGTGTTCGATCTCACCCAGACCACCAAGTCGGCGCTGCACGAGGTGCAGGTGGCGCTGCTGATCTCGATCGCCATGGTGGTGCTGGTGATGCTGGTGTTCCTGCGCCGGCTGCGGCCCACGCTGATCGCCACACTCAGCGTGCCGCTGTCGCTGGCCGGCGCATTCGTGGTGATGTGGACGCTGGGCTACACGCTCAATACCTTGTCGCTGGTGGCGCTGGTGCTGTGCATCGGCTTCGTGGTGGACGACGCCATCGTGGTGATCGAGAACATCGTGCGCCACATGGAGCGCGGCGAGCCACCGATGGAGGCCGCGCTGGCCGGCGTGCGCGAAATCGGCTTCACCGTGGTCTCGATCACCTTGTCGCTGGTGGCGGTGTTCGCGCCGCTGCTGTTCGGCAACAACATACTGATCATGCTGCTGCGCGAGTTCTCGGTGACGCTGACCGCCGCGGTGGTGATCTCGGCGCTGGTCTCGCTCACGCTCACCCCGGCGTTGTGCGCCTGGCTGCTGAGCCACGAGCCGGAGCACACCAGGCAGCCCGGGCGCATCGAGCAGGCGGTGGAACGCTTCGACCGCCGGCTGCTGCACATCTACGAGCGTGCGCTGGACTGGGCCATGCACCATCGCCGGATCATGCGCTGGCAACCGTTGACCCTGCTGATCCTGACCTTCGTGCTCGGCTTCGCGGTGGCCAAGACCGCCGGCGGCACCTTCATGCCCGACGAGGACACCGGCCAGCTGCAGGTGGACATCAGCGCCGACGCCAACATCTCGCCGGCCGAGCTGACCGCGCGCGCGCTGGCGGTGGCCAAGATCATGCAGGCCGATCCGGCCGTGCTCGACCAGCTGACCATGCTTGGCCGCGACGGCGGTGGTGGCGGCGCGGTGGGCAACAACGCGCAGATGTTTGTCGACCTGAAACCGCGCGGCAGCGGGCCGGGCGAGCGCCGCGAGGGCATCAAGCAGGTGGTCGAGCGGTTGTCCAAGCAGTACGACAAGCTGGCCAACGTGAAGGTCTCGGTGAGCGCCGCGCAGTTCCTCGGCGGCGGCGGCAGCGGCGACAAGGGCGGGCAGTACGAATTCCAGCTGGTCAGCACCAACGGCGGCGACCTGCAGCCGTGGGCGCTGAGGATGGTGCGGCAGCTGCGCGCGATGAAGGAGTTCCGCGACGTCAGCAGCAACTTCGACCAGGTCGGCAAACAGCAGCTGCTGAAGATCGACCGCGAGGCGGCCGCGCGCCTGCACGTGGGCGTCGGCACCATCGACTCGGCGCTGTACAACGCGTTCGGCCAGCGCCAGGTGTCGCAGATCTACTCCGACATCAACCAGTACGCGGTGGTGCTGAGCACCGGCGCGGCCGAGCGGGTGAGCCCGGAGTCGCTTCTCGACGTGCGCGTGCGCAACGAGCAGGGACGGATGATCCCGCTGTCCGCGCTGGCGACCATCGCGCCGAACCTGAGTCCGCTGCGCATACGCCACCACAACCAGCTGGAAGCAGCCACGATCAGCTACAACCTGGCCAAGGACGTCACCCAGGACGTGGGCGTGAAGCTGGTCGAGCAGGCCGCCTACGCCGCGCGCCTGCCGGCCGGCATGCGGGTGGATTTCACCGGCGCCAACCAGCGCCTGAAGCAGGCCCAGTCCAACGGCATGGTGCTGCTGCTCGGCTCGATCCTGGCCATGTACATCGTGCTGGGCATTCTTTATGAAAGCCTCGGCCATCCGCTGACCATCCTCTCCACCCTGCCGGCCGCCGGCGCCGGCGCGTTCCTGGCGATGCTGGTGACGCAGACGCAGATCTCGCTGATGGCGATCATCGCGGTGCTGATGCTGATCGGCATCGTCAAGAAGAACGCGATCCTGATGGTCGACTTCGCCCTGGTGGCCGAACGCGAACGCGGCTTGCCCGCGCCGGAAGCGATCCGCGAGGCGGCGCTGGTGCGCTTCCGCCCGATCACCATGACCACCCTGGTGGCGATGGGCGCGGCGCTGCCGCTGGCGATCGGCTTCGGCATCGGCTCGGAAATGCGCCAGCCGCTCGGTATCGCCATCGTCGGCGGCCTGCTGGTGTCGCAGCTGCTGACCCTGCTGAGCACGCCTGCGATCTACCTGTGGAACCACGACCGCAAGATCCGCAAGGCGGCGCGCCGCGAACGCAAGGCGGAGAAGAAGCGGCTCAAGGCGCTGGGCGGGACCCAGGCGGCGTGA
- a CDS encoding M16 family metallopeptidase, with translation MRLRPAALLAPLVLLAALASSPLIAAELTIPPIQYHQRTLPNGLQVLSVEDHASPNVAVQVWYHVGSKDDPQGRSGFAHLFEHLMFKSTKHMHAEQFDRLTEDVGGANNASTGDDVTNYFEVVPSNHLQTLLWAEAERLSNLNVDEANFKSERAVVQEEYRQSVLANPYGKLFNAIDPHSYTVHPYQRPTIGSIEDLDAATLPDVIAFHQTFYRPDNATLIVAGDFDPKQLDAWVDQYFGWIPKPAAPIPQVTVWEPKRGKNLRYTVTSETAPLPAVAITWLLPPASDTADSIPLKVAAALLAKGDSSRLYQSLVYRHQVAQQAGADADGRVGPGLFTAYAILASGHRPAEAEKLLHEEIIWLATQPIPAAELDKVKTQLLTSELKQRQTAQGLAFALGQATLIDGGAEHANTDLATLQKVTEQDVHCVLQKYVTGAHSVTIDYLPQPAGAAKASGEAK, from the coding sequence ATGCGTCTGCGTCCGGCTGCCTTGCTCGCTCCGCTCGTCCTGCTGGCTGCGCTGGCCTCGTCGCCGTTGATCGCGGCCGAGCTGACCATTCCGCCGATCCAATACCACCAGCGCACCCTGCCGAACGGTCTGCAGGTGCTCAGCGTGGAGGATCACGCCAGCCCGAACGTCGCGGTGCAGGTGTGGTACCACGTGGGCTCGAAGGACGACCCGCAGGGCCGCTCCGGCTTCGCGCACCTGTTCGAGCATCTGATGTTCAAGAGCACCAAGCACATGCACGCCGAGCAGTTCGACCGGCTCACCGAAGACGTGGGCGGAGCCAACAACGCCTCCACCGGCGACGACGTCACCAACTACTTCGAGGTGGTGCCCAGCAATCATTTGCAGACGCTGCTGTGGGCCGAAGCCGAGCGGCTGTCCAACCTCAACGTGGACGAGGCGAACTTCAAGTCCGAGCGCGCGGTGGTGCAGGAGGAATACCGCCAGAGCGTGCTGGCCAATCCATACGGCAAGCTGTTCAACGCGATCGACCCGCACTCGTACACGGTGCATCCGTACCAGCGCCCGACCATCGGCAGCATCGAGGACCTGGACGCGGCCACGCTGCCGGACGTGATCGCGTTCCACCAGACGTTCTACCGGCCGGACAACGCCACCCTGATCGTCGCCGGCGATTTCGACCCGAAGCAGCTCGACGCCTGGGTGGACCAGTACTTCGGCTGGATCCCGAAACCGGCCGCACCGATCCCGCAGGTCACCGTGTGGGAACCGAAGCGCGGGAAGAACCTGCGCTACACCGTCACCAGCGAGACCGCACCGCTGCCCGCGGTGGCGATCACCTGGCTGCTGCCGCCGGCTTCCGACACGGCCGACAGCATCCCGCTCAAGGTCGCCGCTGCACTGCTGGCGAAGGGTGATTCCTCGCGGCTGTACCAGTCCCTGGTGTACCGCCACCAGGTGGCCCAGCAGGCTGGCGCCGACGCCGACGGCCGGGTCGGGCCAGGGCTGTTCACCGCCTACGCGATCCTTGCCAGCGGCCACCGGCCGGCGGAGGCGGAGAAGCTGCTGCACGAGGAGATCATCTGGCTGGCTACCCAGCCGATCCCCGCCGCCGAGCTGGACAAGGTGAAGACGCAGCTGCTGACCAGCGAGCTGAAGCAACGGCAGACCGCGCAGGGCCTGGCCTTCGCGCTGGGTCAGGCGACGCTGATCGACGGCGGCGCGGAACACGCCAACACCGACCTGGCCACCCTGCAGAAAGTCACCGAGCAGGACGTGCACTGCGTGCTGCAGAAGTACGTGACCGGCGCGCACAGCGTCACCATCGACTATCTGCCGCAACCCGCCGGCGCAGCGAAGGCATCGGGAGAAGCGAAATGA
- a CDS encoding M16 family metallopeptidase, translated as MSCRKNACRLAVFTAILVATGNVAAADFPATPPAPGPAPQLSVPTPTTQTLANGLQVVSVRRGGLPLVTAQLIVRRGGEMDPPALAGLADLTANLLTKGAAGRSAPQIAAAAEALGGSLDAAAGWDESAVGITVTTPKLPQALGLLAEVVRQPDFSAEELKRAQAQALDDLRLTLSRPTALASLAASRGVFGAGAYGHSRGGTPASIARIGRADVQRLHAALYRPDNAILVLAGDITPAQAQQLAQASFGDWRKPTTPLPARPAGRAASQLPRMLLIDQRGAGQAGVVAAHAAPPRGDGDYYVGTLANAVLGGSYSARLNQEIRIKRGLSYGATSRLEPLRDAGLWLASAQTKNPSAAPVVELMLGEFKRLGDSRIGVDELAARKATLIGGYGRSLETTTGLAGQVGELAVYGVPLDEIGKYVARVQAVTPKQIEKYAKRHLAAGAGTVVVVGDAVLFAADIRKAHPQAALLQSTALDLDSPTLQPAGSRK; from the coding sequence ATGAGCTGCCGCAAGAACGCCTGCCGTCTGGCCGTCTTTACGGCCATCTTGGTTGCCACCGGCAACGTGGCGGCTGCCGACTTTCCCGCCACGCCGCCCGCGCCCGGCCCCGCGCCGCAACTGAGCGTGCCGACGCCGACGACGCAGACCCTGGCCAACGGCCTGCAGGTGGTCAGCGTGCGCCGCGGCGGCCTGCCGCTGGTCACTGCGCAGCTGATCGTACGCCGCGGCGGCGAGATGGATCCGCCGGCGCTGGCCGGCCTGGCCGACCTCACCGCGAATCTGCTGACCAAGGGCGCCGCCGGCAGGAGCGCGCCGCAGATCGCCGCCGCCGCCGAGGCGCTGGGCGGCTCGCTGGATGCCGCCGCCGGCTGGGACGAAAGCGCGGTGGGCATCACCGTGACCACGCCGAAACTGCCGCAGGCGCTGGGCCTGCTGGCCGAGGTGGTCAGGCAGCCCGATTTCAGCGCCGAGGAGTTAAAGCGGGCGCAGGCGCAGGCGCTCGACGACCTGCGCCTGACGCTGAGCCGGCCCACTGCGCTGGCCTCGCTCGCCGCCAGCCGCGGCGTGTTCGGCGCTGGCGCCTACGGCCATTCGCGCGGCGGCACGCCGGCCTCGATCGCGCGCATCGGCCGCGCCGACGTGCAGCGGCTGCACGCGGCGCTGTACCGGCCGGACAACGCGATCCTGGTGCTGGCCGGCGACATCACCCCGGCGCAGGCGCAGCAACTGGCGCAGGCCAGCTTCGGCGACTGGCGCAAGCCGACCACGCCGCTGCCGGCGCGGCCGGCGGGCAGGGCCGCCAGCCAGCTGCCGAGGATGCTGCTGATCGACCAACGCGGCGCCGGCCAGGCCGGCGTGGTGGCGGCGCATGCCGCGCCGCCACGCGGCGACGGCGACTACTACGTGGGCACGCTCGCCAACGCGGTGCTCGGTGGCTCGTACTCGGCGCGGTTGAACCAGGAAATCCGCATCAAGCGCGGCCTGTCCTACGGCGCCACCAGCCGGTTGGAACCGCTGCGCGACGCCGGCCTGTGGCTGGCCTCGGCGCAGACCAAGAACCCTTCCGCGGCGCCGGTGGTCGAGCTGATGCTGGGCGAGTTCAAGCGCCTCGGCGACAGCCGCATCGGCGTCGACGAACTGGCCGCGCGCAAGGCCACCTTGATCGGCGGCTACGGCCGCAGCCTGGAAACCACCACTGGCCTGGCCGGGCAGGTTGGCGAGTTGGCGGTGTACGGCGTGCCGCTGGACGAGATCGGCAAGTACGTCGCGCGGGTGCAGGCAGTGACGCCGAAGCAGATCGAGAAGTACGCGAAGCGGCACCTGGCCGCCGGCGCCGGCACGGTGGTGGTGGTCGGCGACGCCGTGCTGTTCGCCGCTGACATCCGCAAGGCGCATCCGCAGGCCGCGCTGCTGCAGTCGACCGCGCTGGATCTGGACAGCCCGACCCTGCAGCCGGCGGGCAGCAGAAAATAA
- a CDS encoding acyloxyacyl hydrolase, whose translation MSLHPLIRSAFVLALVTAALPAAATRFEVQAGRSNSNSHGANTAFIEAVFDGHRIGTTRFSWSPDVSLGWIDGRRLANDNGRYTMRDSVALLAAGARFHFGDAGDWYQPLFFSEQLAATNHATHALSSHYQFVSTLGWQAKHFSVAIRHISNGGLHRPNTGETMALVGVAFDI comes from the coding sequence ATGTCTCTCCATCCCCTCATCCGCAGCGCATTTGTGCTGGCCCTGGTCACCGCCGCGCTGCCGGCGGCCGCCACCCGGTTCGAAGTGCAGGCCGGCCGCAGCAACTCGAATAGTCACGGTGCGAACACCGCCTTCATTGAGGCGGTGTTCGACGGGCATCGCATCGGCACGACCCGCTTCAGCTGGTCGCCGGATGTCTCGCTCGGCTGGATCGATGGTCGCCGCCTGGCGAACGACAACGGCCGCTACACCATGCGCGATTCGGTAGCGCTGCTGGCCGCCGGTGCACGCTTCCACTTCGGCGACGCCGGCGACTGGTACCAGCCGCTGTTCTTCAGCGAGCAACTGGCCGCCACCAACCACGCCACCCACGCGCTCTCCAGCCACTACCAGTTCGTCAGCACGCTGGGCTGGCAGGCGAAGCATTTCAGCGTGGCGATCCGACACATCTCCAACGGCGGGCTGCATCGCCCGAACACCGGCGAGACGATGGCGCTGGTCGGTGTCGCCTTCGATATCTGA
- a CDS encoding DHA2 family efflux MFS transporter permease subunit encodes MTTEFRPPHLALSTVGLSLATFMQVLDTTIANVSLPTIAGNLGVSNNQSTWVITSFAVSMAIALPLTGFLSRRFGEVRLFTACTLLFALTSFLCGVSQSMGMLILFRALQGAVAGPMYPITQSLLIGIYPPAKRGMALALLAMVTVVAPIAGPILGGWITDNYSWPWIFFINVPIGIFASMVVANQLRAKVEKTERPKVDYVGLVSLIIGVGALQIVLDKGNDEDWFNSSFIIVTSIVSAIGIAVFLIWELTDKDPIVDLRLFRHRNFTAGTIALTLAYAAFFAIGLLVPLWLQRNLGYTSTWAGFATAPIGVLPVLLTFFVGKYATRFDLRMLASVAFVVMAGTCFMRSDFFIGIDFYHVAMVQLWQGLGVALFFMPVLTILLSDLQQNEIASGSGLATFLRTLGGSFSASLTTLLWERRAVTHHERLTEHITAYSPTTQAALHQLGQGDQQAAAGVLNDIITQQAYQISFNEVFHALGWIFLALVLVIWLARPPFTPKARPVAGGH; translated from the coding sequence ATGACCACCGAATTCCGCCCGCCCCACCTGGCCCTGAGCACGGTCGGCCTGTCGCTGGCCACGTTCATGCAGGTGCTGGACACCACCATCGCGAACGTGTCGCTGCCGACCATCGCCGGCAACCTCGGCGTTAGCAACAACCAGAGCACCTGGGTGATCACCTCGTTCGCGGTGAGCATGGCGATCGCGCTGCCACTGACCGGCTTTCTCAGCCGCCGCTTCGGCGAGGTGCGGCTGTTCACCGCCTGCACGCTGCTGTTTGCGCTGACCTCGTTCCTGTGCGGGGTGTCGCAGAGCATGGGCATGCTGATCCTGTTCCGTGCGCTGCAGGGCGCGGTGGCCGGGCCGATGTACCCGATCACGCAGAGCCTGCTGATCGGCATCTACCCGCCGGCCAAGCGCGGCATGGCGCTGGCGCTGCTGGCGATGGTGACGGTGGTGGCGCCGATCGCCGGGCCGATCCTCGGCGGCTGGATCACCGACAACTATTCGTGGCCGTGGATCTTCTTCATCAACGTACCGATCGGCATCTTCGCCAGCATGGTGGTGGCGAACCAGCTGCGCGCAAAAGTGGAGAAGACCGAGCGGCCGAAGGTCGACTACGTCGGCCTGGTCAGCCTGATCATCGGCGTGGGCGCGCTGCAGATCGTGCTGGACAAGGGCAACGACGAGGACTGGTTCAACTCCAGCTTCATCATCGTCACCAGCATCGTCTCGGCGATCGGCATCGCGGTGTTCCTGATCTGGGAACTGACCGACAAGGACCCGATCGTCGACCTGCGCCTGTTCCGCCACCGCAACTTCACCGCCGGCACCATCGCGCTGACCCTGGCCTACGCCGCGTTCTTCGCGATCGGCCTGCTGGTGCCGCTGTGGCTGCAGCGCAACCTCGGCTACACCTCGACCTGGGCCGGCTTCGCCACCGCGCCGATCGGCGTGCTGCCGGTGCTGCTGACCTTCTTCGTGGGCAAGTACGCCACCCGCTTCGACCTGCGCATGCTGGCCTCGGTCGCGTTCGTGGTGATGGCCGGCACCTGCTTCATGCGCTCGGACTTCTTCATCGGCATCGACTTCTACCACGTGGCGATGGTGCAGCTGTGGCAGGGTCTGGGCGTGGCGTTGTTCTTCATGCCGGTGCTGACCATCCTGCTGTCGGACCTGCAGCAGAACGAGATCGCGTCCGGCTCCGGCCTGGCCACCTTCCTGCGCACGCTGGGCGGCAGCTTCTCGGCGTCGCTCACCACACTGCTGTGGGAGCGCCGTGCGGTGACCCACCACGAGCGGTTGACCGAACACATCACCGCTTACAGCCCGACCACGCAGGCCGCGCTGCACCAGCTCGGCCAGGGCGACCAGCAGGCCGCTGCCGGTGTGCTCAACGACATCATCACCCAGCAGGCCTACCAGATCTCGTTCAACGAGGTGTTCCACGCGCTGGGCTGGATCTTCCTGGCGCTGGTGCTGGTGATCTGGCTGGCCAGGCCGCCGTTCACGCCGAAGGCCAGACCGGTCGCCGGCGGCCACTGA
- a CDS encoding efflux RND transporter periplasmic adaptor subunit encodes MSSQTIPDSSGAAAASIPVSPPARNNPRGLLLRLLGGVMLLAAVGWSLWYFLDGRWYEGTDDAYVNGNVVQITPQVPGTVVSIGADDGDLVHAGDVLVRLDPSDADVALAGAKANLAATVRKVRGLYSSMNGAQADVAARKTAVDKARADYQRRVALAKSGAISAEELAHASDALTSAESNLVTAQQQYQTSKVLVDDTVVASHPDVQAAAARLRAAFLDDERATLVAPVDGYVAKRSVQVGQRVQPGAALMAVVPLHQVWVDANFKETQLTDMRIGQPVTIESDVYGGKVAYKGKVQSLGVGTGSAFSLLPAQNATGNWIKIVQRIPVRIVFDDPAQLDRHPLRIGMSLNVDVGLHDRSGPMLSQRSPSKPAFSTDVYRQQLASADATITQIVHANMAGGK; translated from the coding sequence ATGTCCAGCCAGACCATCCCTGATTCGAGCGGCGCCGCGGCTGCCAGCATCCCGGTCAGCCCGCCGGCGAGGAACAACCCGCGCGGCCTGCTGTTGCGCCTGCTCGGCGGCGTGATGCTGCTCGCCGCCGTCGGCTGGTCTCTGTGGTACTTCCTCGACGGCCGCTGGTACGAGGGCACCGACGACGCCTACGTCAACGGCAACGTGGTGCAGATCACCCCGCAGGTGCCCGGCACCGTGGTCAGCATCGGCGCCGACGACGGCGACCTGGTGCATGCCGGCGACGTGCTGGTGCGGCTCGACCCCAGCGACGCCGACGTGGCGCTGGCCGGGGCGAAGGCCAACCTCGCCGCCACCGTGCGCAAGGTGCGCGGCCTGTACTCCAGCATGAACGGCGCGCAGGCCGACGTAGCCGCGCGCAAGACCGCGGTGGACAAGGCGCGCGCCGACTACCAGCGGCGCGTGGCGCTGGCCAAGTCCGGCGCGATCTCGGCCGAGGAACTGGCGCACGCCAGCGACGCGCTGACCAGCGCCGAGAGCAACCTGGTCACCGCCCAGCAGCAGTACCAGACCAGCAAGGTGCTGGTCGACGACACCGTGGTCGCCTCGCACCCGGACGTGCAGGCCGCCGCGGCACGCCTGCGCGCCGCCTTCCTCGACGACGAGCGCGCCACCCTGGTCGCGCCGGTGGACGGCTATGTGGCCAAACGCTCGGTGCAGGTCGGCCAGCGCGTGCAGCCGGGCGCCGCGCTGATGGCGGTGGTGCCGCTGCACCAGGTGTGGGTGGACGCGAACTTCAAGGAAACCCAGCTCACCGACATGCGCATCGGTCAGCCGGTGACGATCGAGTCCGACGTCTACGGCGGCAAGGTGGCCTACAAGGGCAAGGTGCAGAGCCTGGGCGTGGGCACCGGCAGCGCGTTCTCGCTGCTGCCGGCGCAGAACGCCACCGGCAACTGGATCAAGATCGTGCAGCGCATCCCGGTGCGCATCGTGTTCGACGACCCGGCCCAGCTGGACCGGCACCCGCTGCGCATCGGCATGTCGCTGAACGTAGATGTGGGCCTGCACGACCGCAGCGGCCCGATGCTTTCGCAGCGCTCGCCGAGCAAGCCCGCCTTCAGCACCGACGTCTACCGGCAGCAACTGGCCAGCGCCGACGCGACGATCACGCAGATCGTCCACGCCAACATGGCCGGCGGCAAGTAA
- a CDS encoding efflux transporter outer membrane subunit produces the protein MHLHQLAAAAALTLALAACASSGGLHPEGTPTDPSTLKAGRSLAQLSAAAWPTTDWWTGLGDRQLDALIAEALQDNPGLGVADARARAAQAAAGFADAARGPSVNGGAAVAGARPPPALLGDKAHFAIAKYGYTSFKWDLDPWGGKRAAWEAALGQARAAEVDARAARIELSGNVARAYVQLGYAFTQQDLADAELQRAGSARELTRQRVAAGIDNQVALKQGDAEVASAEQQAALARRAVDAARSSLAVLLGKGPDRGLQLERPRQLAPAALAVPAKLPLELVGHRADLVAARWRVEAAGKDIRAAKTEFLPDISIGAMAGLVSLGGANPLSLAGRFYQVGPSLSLPIFDGGRLRANLSAKDAQYDLAVAQYNQTLVGALNQVADELSALKSLQTQIAAQQRAQDAAQQAWDLAEQRYQAGVGSYLEALSVRQQLLAVERGSAALEAQQADLSVQLIQALGGGYQPRTDAAVAIPSPTPSRS, from the coding sequence ATGCATCTGCATCAACTGGCGGCTGCGGCTGCCCTGACCCTTGCGCTGGCCGCTTGTGCCAGCAGCGGCGGCTTGCACCCGGAAGGCACGCCGACCGACCCGTCCACCCTGAAGGCCGGGCGCAGCCTGGCCCAGCTGTCCGCGGCCGCGTGGCCAACCACCGACTGGTGGACCGGGCTGGGCGACCGGCAATTGGACGCGTTGATCGCCGAGGCGCTGCAGGACAACCCTGGCCTGGGTGTGGCCGATGCGCGCGCCCGCGCCGCGCAGGCCGCGGCGGGCTTCGCCGACGCCGCACGCGGGCCCAGCGTGAACGGCGGCGCCGCGGTCGCCGGTGCCCGGCCGCCGCCCGCACTGCTCGGCGACAAGGCGCATTTCGCCATCGCCAAGTACGGCTACACCAGCTTCAAGTGGGATCTGGACCCATGGGGCGGCAAGCGCGCCGCGTGGGAAGCGGCGCTGGGCCAGGCGCGCGCAGCCGAGGTGGACGCCCGTGCCGCGCGCATCGAGCTGTCCGGCAACGTGGCCCGCGCCTATGTCCAGCTCGGCTATGCCTTCACCCAGCAGGACCTGGCCGACGCCGAGCTGCAACGCGCCGGTTCCGCGCGCGAACTGACCCGCCAGCGCGTGGCCGCCGGCATCGACAACCAGGTCGCGCTGAAGCAGGGCGACGCCGAAGTGGCCAGCGCCGAGCAGCAGGCGGCACTGGCCCGTCGCGCGGTCGATGCGGCGCGCTCGTCGCTGGCGGTGCTGCTGGGCAAGGGCCCGGACCGCGGCCTGCAGCTCGAACGGCCGCGGCAGCTGGCGCCGGCCGCGCTGGCGGTGCCGGCGAAGCTGCCGCTGGAGCTCGTCGGCCATCGCGCCGACCTGGTCGCGGCGCGCTGGCGCGTCGAGGCCGCGGGCAAGGACATCAGGGCGGCGAAGACCGAGTTCCTGCCGGACATCAGCATCGGCGCGATGGCCGGCCTGGTCAGCTTGGGCGGCGCCAATCCGCTCAGCCTGGCCGGACGGTTCTACCAGGTCGGGCCGTCGCTCAGCCTGCCGATCTTCGACGGCGGCCGCCTGCGCGCGAACCTTTCGGCCAAGGACGCGCAGTACGACCTCGCCGTGGCGCAGTACAACCAGACCCTGGTCGGCGCGCTCAACCAGGTTGCCGACGAACTCTCCGCGCTCAAGTCGCTGCAGACGCAGATCGCCGCGCAGCAACGCGCGCAGGATGCCGCGCAACAAGCCTGGGATCTGGCCGAGCAGCGCTACCAGGCCGGCGTCGGCAGCTACCTGGAAGCGCTCAGCGTGCGCCAGCAGTTGCTCGCCGTCGAGCGCGGCAGCGCCGCGCTTGAAGCGCAGCAGGCCGATCTTTCGGTACAGCTGATCCAGGCCCTCGGCGGCGGCTACCAGCCGCGCACCGATGCGGCCGTCGCCATCCCGTCCCCCACCCCGTCACGTTCCTGA